One stretch of Pigmentiphaga aceris DNA includes these proteins:
- a CDS encoding carbon-nitrogen hydrolase family protein — MNAPTVSPLSFQVAAVQMVSTPSVDENLAAAAELIARAAAQGAKLVSLPEYFCLMGHADSDKLTIAEYVGEGPIQQFLSDTARRHGIWLAGGTLPIATLSPGRVFNTSLVYGPDGARVARYDKIHLFNYQRGTESYDEGRSIRAGKQTVGFDTPAGRVGLSICYDLRFPELYRGLGEVSLILVPSAFTYTTGKAHWETLLRARAIENQCYVLAAAQGGKHPNGRSTWGHSLFIDPWGEVLDVLPEGPGVVGGIVDPDRLLDVRGALPALRHRVLT; from the coding sequence ATGAATGCACCGACTGTTTCTCCTTTGTCGTTCCAGGTAGCCGCCGTTCAGATGGTATCGACGCCCAGCGTCGACGAGAATCTGGCCGCCGCTGCCGAGCTGATTGCCCGTGCGGCCGCCCAGGGGGCCAAGCTGGTGTCGCTGCCGGAATATTTCTGCCTGATGGGCCATGCCGACAGTGACAAGCTGACGATTGCCGAATACGTGGGCGAAGGCCCGATTCAGCAATTCCTGTCCGACACCGCGCGCCGTCACGGCATCTGGCTGGCGGGCGGCACGCTGCCGATTGCCACCTTGTCGCCGGGGCGGGTATTCAATACCTCGCTGGTCTATGGGCCGGACGGGGCCCGGGTGGCCCGCTACGACAAGATTCACCTGTTCAATTACCAGCGCGGCACCGAGTCCTACGACGAAGGGCGCAGCATCCGCGCCGGCAAGCAGACGGTCGGCTTCGATACTCCCGCTGGCCGGGTCGGTCTGTCGATCTGCTACGACCTGCGTTTCCCCGAGCTGTATCGCGGTTTGGGCGAAGTCAGCTTGATTTTGGTGCCATCCGCCTTCACCTACACCACTGGCAAGGCGCATTGGGAGACCCTGTTGCGGGCCCGCGCCATTGAAAACCAGTGTTACGTACTGGCGGCTGCTCAGGGCGGCAAGCACCCGAACGGGCGCAGCACCTGGGGCCATTCCCTGTTCATCGATCCCTGGGGCGAGGTGCTTGACGTCCTGCCCGAGGGACCTGGCGTGGTCGGCGGCATCGTCGATCCCGACCGACTTCTCGACGTGCGCGGCGCTTTGCCCGCGCTGCGCCACCGCGTCCTGACCTGA
- a CDS encoding TIGR02444 family protein, with protein sequence MDIPTQTLPAFSGWLYAGDDVPAACLHLQDELGLDVNMLLWCLYAGVRGTALTSEMIATADAACAPWRAHVVHPLREVRRWLKTAGPQAQALRKQILAQEIDSEWHQQGLIEAAVSLDRQPASSWIGASNLAAYMRWAQVTPTVEATQAVRTLLASAYPAVSVSA encoded by the coding sequence ATGGACATTCCCACTCAGACCCTTCCCGCTTTTTCCGGCTGGTTGTATGCAGGCGATGACGTCCCCGCTGCCTGTCTGCACTTGCAGGACGAACTTGGCCTCGATGTGAACATGCTGTTGTGGTGCCTGTATGCAGGCGTGCGCGGCACGGCGCTTACGTCGGAAATGATTGCCACTGCAGATGCCGCCTGTGCGCCGTGGCGCGCTCACGTGGTGCATCCGCTGCGAGAAGTGCGGCGCTGGTTGAAAACTGCTGGCCCGCAGGCCCAGGCGCTTCGCAAGCAGATTTTGGCGCAGGAAATCGACAGTGAATGGCATCAGCAAGGCTTGATCGAAGCGGCGGTAAGCCTGGATCGCCAACCGGCCAGTTCCTGGATCGGTGCCTCCAACCTGGCGGCCTACATGCGCTGGGCGCAGGTGACGCCGACGGTCGAAGCCACCCAGGCCGTGCGCACTTTGCTGGCGTCAGCCTATCCGGCGGTGTCGGTCAGCGCTTGA
- a CDS encoding DHA2 family efflux MFS transporter permease subunit — protein sequence MSAAPPNGTPAQGMPSTAFLFLIGAGFFMQGLDTTIVNTALPAIAAALGESPLQMQPVVVAYTLTMAMLIPASGWLADRFGTRQIYFAAILLFALGSLCCAAAQTLPQLVAARVLQGIGGAMLLPIGRLALLRSVAPEQYIAALATVTIAGQIGPLLGPPLGGLLAQSASWPWIFLINVPIALGGLWAVRRFMPEGKLDQAAPSFDAVGFLLVGACMVAFSLALDVPAGEHHDDWAMGLSAVSLAAALAYVLHARRRDNPLFRLGLFRDRNFGVGLIGNLVCRIGSNAVPFMLPLLLQLQLGFTPLNSGLMLVPAAAGGMIGRRMISGLIKRFGYHSFLSVNTVVVGLSIAAFGLIEPGVPLWLQIATITIFGASNSMQFAVMNSATLRGLDPADAGSGNSLFSMAQMLATGLGVTIGASLVNVLGSNLGSTAHGFSGAFVLLGVVTAFSALIFRRMRSPGSRPIKR from the coding sequence ATGAGTGCTGCGCCACCCAACGGCACCCCCGCCCAGGGGATGCCGTCTACCGCCTTCCTGTTTCTGATCGGTGCCGGCTTCTTCATGCAGGGGCTGGACACCACCATCGTCAACACGGCGCTGCCGGCGATTGCGGCTGCATTGGGCGAAAGCCCCTTGCAGATGCAGCCGGTAGTGGTGGCCTACACCCTGACCATGGCGATGCTGATCCCGGCGTCTGGCTGGCTGGCAGACCGCTTCGGCACGCGTCAGATCTACTTCGCGGCGATCTTGTTGTTTGCGCTCGGCTCGCTGTGTTGTGCTGCCGCGCAGACCTTGCCGCAGCTGGTGGCTGCACGGGTGCTGCAAGGCATCGGGGGCGCAATGCTCTTGCCTATCGGGCGGCTGGCCTTGTTGCGCAGCGTGGCGCCCGAGCAATACATTGCCGCGCTGGCAACCGTCACGATTGCCGGGCAAATAGGGCCGTTGCTTGGCCCGCCCCTGGGTGGATTGCTTGCCCAATCCGCATCGTGGCCGTGGATCTTCCTGATCAACGTGCCCATCGCGCTAGGTGGTTTGTGGGCGGTGCGACGCTTCATGCCCGAGGGCAAGCTGGATCAGGCCGCGCCGTCTTTCGATGCTGTTGGATTCCTGTTGGTCGGTGCCTGCATGGTGGCGTTCTCGCTGGCGCTGGATGTGCCGGCCGGTGAGCATCACGACGATTGGGCCATGGGGCTGTCGGCGGTCAGCCTGGCGGCTGCATTGGCCTATGTTCTGCACGCCCGCAGGCGAGACAACCCCTTGTTCCGTCTGGGCCTGTTCCGGGACCGGAATTTCGGCGTCGGCCTGATCGGCAACCTGGTCTGTCGTATCGGTTCAAACGCCGTGCCCTTCATGCTGCCCTTGCTGCTGCAGCTTCAGCTGGGCTTCACGCCGCTGAACTCCGGTTTGATGCTGGTGCCGGCTGCCGCAGGCGGCATGATCGGTCGTCGCATGATCAGCGGGCTGATCAAACGCTTCGGGTACCACAGCTTCCTGAGCGTCAACACCGTAGTGGTCGGTTTGTCGATTGCGGCGTTCGGCCTGATCGAGCCAGGTGTGCCGCTGTGGCTGCAGATCGCAACCATCACCATATTCGGCGCATCGAATTCCATGCAGTTCGCGGTGATGAACAGCGCCACCTTGCGGGGCCTGGACCCGGCCGACGCGGGCAGTGGCAACAGCCTGTTCTCGATGGCGCAGATGTTGGCCACCGGCTTGGGCGTGACCATTGGCGCAAGCCTGGTCAACGTGCTTGGCAGCAATCTTGGTTCAACCGCACACGGCTTCAGCGGGGCGTTTGTGCTGCTGGGTGTGGTGACGGCGTTCTCGGCCCTGATCTTCCGGCGCATGCGCAGCCCGGGCAGCCGTCCGATCAAGCGCTGA
- the tldD gene encoding metalloprotease TldD produces the protein MLVVEPNIQALATAKSLLLDPWGLTETDLNRALGEIFTHKVDYADLYFQYTRSEGWSLEEGIVKTGSFSIEQGVGVRALSGEKTAFAYSDMLSRDALLSSARAVRSIAKRGAGKIKVASNFAQSGARSLYRDLDPVASLEAPQKVALLERIERMARAKDPRVAQVMAGIGAEYDVIMVVGSDGRMAADVRPLVRLSLTVIAEHNGRREMGHAGGGGRTGFEYFTDEILKAYVENAVHEALVNLEARPAPAGEMTVVLGSGWPGILLHEAVGHGLEGDFNRKGSSVFSDRVGEQVASKGVTIVDDGTIPNRRGSLNVDDEGNATQCTTLIEDGVLKGYMQDSLNARLMKTSVTGNGRRESYAHLPMPRMTNTYMRAGDKDPEEIIKSVKRGLYAVNFGGGQVDITNGKYVFSASEAYMIEDGKITYPVKGATLIGSGPESMSRITMIGNDLRLDSGVGTCGKDGQSVPVGVGQPTLRMEGLTVGGTA, from the coding sequence ATGTTAGTTGTAGAACCCAATATCCAGGCTCTGGCCACTGCGAAGTCCTTGTTGCTCGATCCCTGGGGCTTGACCGAGACCGACCTGAACCGTGCGCTGGGCGAAATCTTCACCCACAAGGTGGACTACGCCGACCTGTACTTCCAGTACACCCGCAGCGAAGGCTGGAGCCTGGAAGAAGGCATCGTCAAAACCGGCAGCTTCTCTATCGAGCAAGGCGTGGGCGTGCGTGCGCTCAGCGGCGAGAAGACGGCATTTGCGTATTCCGACATGCTGTCGCGTGACGCATTGCTGTCGTCGGCGCGTGCGGTGCGCAGCATTGCCAAGCGCGGTGCAGGCAAGATCAAGGTCGCCAGCAACTTCGCCCAGTCGGGTGCCCGTTCGCTCTACCGTGACCTGGACCCGGTTGCATCCCTGGAAGCACCGCAAAAGGTGGCGCTGCTTGAGCGCATCGAACGCATGGCGCGCGCCAAAGACCCGCGCGTGGCGCAGGTCATGGCCGGCATTGGTGCCGAATACGACGTCATCATGGTGGTGGGCAGCGACGGCCGCATGGCGGCCGACGTGCGACCGCTGGTGCGCCTGTCCCTGACAGTGATCGCCGAACACAACGGCCGCCGCGAAATGGGCCATGCAGGTGGCGGCGGGCGCACCGGTTTTGAGTACTTTACCGACGAGATCCTGAAGGCTTACGTCGAAAACGCCGTGCACGAAGCCCTGGTCAACCTGGAAGCGCGTCCTGCGCCGGCCGGTGAAATGACCGTGGTGCTGGGTTCCGGCTGGCCCGGCATCTTGCTGCACGAAGCCGTGGGCCACGGTCTGGAAGGCGACTTCAACCGCAAGGGCTCCAGCGTGTTCTCGGACCGTGTGGGTGAACAGGTGGCGTCCAAGGGCGTGACCATTGTCGATGACGGCACGATCCCGAATCGTCGTGGTTCGCTCAATGTGGACGACGAGGGCAACGCTACCCAGTGCACCACGCTGATCGAAGACGGCGTGTTGAAGGGCTACATGCAGGACTCGCTGAATGCGCGCCTGATGAAGACCAGCGTGACCGGCAACGGCCGACGCGAGTCCTACGCGCATCTGCCCATGCCGCGCATGACCAACACCTACATGCGTGCAGGCGACAAGGACCCGGAAGAAATCATCAAGTCGGTCAAGCGTGGTCTGTACGCGGTGAACTTCGGCGGTGGTCAGGTCGACATCACCAACGGCAAGTACGTGTTCTCGGCGTCCGAGGCCTACATGATCGAAGACGGCAAGATCACCTACCCGGTCAAGGGTGCCACGCTGATCGGCAGCGGCCCGGAATCGATGTCACGCATCACGATGATCGGCAACGACCTGCGCCTGGATTCCGGTGTGGGTACTTGCGGCAAGGATGGTCAAAGCGTGCCGGTGGGCGTTGGTCAGCCCACGCTGCGCATGGAAGGCTTGACGGTCGGCGGCACCGCGTAA
- a CDS encoding ANTAR domain-containing response regulator, with translation MLKVMLINDGEGRVVSLRRVLAEAGVQIVAEVEPSKGLADVIRQVAPDLVLIDTDAPGRDTLEDVCVASEHSARPVVMFTGESTRETIRAALNAGVAAYVVGEVPASRIQSLLEVAMERFAVERERREELSETRRRLADRQWIDRAKGILAKMRNISEDEAYKMLRERAMQSQRRLGDVAKEMVELTDWMKP, from the coding sequence TGGTGTCCTTGCGCCGTGTGCTCGCCGAAGCGGGTGTGCAAATCGTCGCGGAAGTCGAGCCGTCCAAGGGGCTGGCCGACGTGATCCGTCAGGTCGCGCCCGACCTGGTGTTGATCGATACTGATGCCCCAGGCCGGGACACGCTTGAAGACGTCTGTGTGGCCAGCGAGCACAGCGCTCGCCCGGTAGTGATGTTCACCGGCGAGAGCACGCGTGAGACGATTCGCGCAGCCCTGAATGCCGGTGTGGCCGCCTATGTCGTGGGCGAAGTGCCGGCGTCGCGCATTCAATCCTTGCTGGAAGTGGCGATGGAACGCTTTGCGGTCGAACGTGAACGCCGCGAGGAATTGTCGGAAACCCGCCGCCGTCTGGCCGACCGCCAGTGGATCGACCGCGCCAAGGGCATTCTGGCGAAAATGCGCAACATCTCGGAAGACGAGGCCTACAAGATGCTGCGCGAACGCGCCATGCAAAGCCAGCGTCGCCTGGGGGATGTCGCCAAGGAAATGGTCGAGCTGACCGACTGGATGAAGCCGTAA
- a CDS encoding YhdP family protein → MRIDSTLRRLMRWLGLALLSLYLVCALGILAVRYLVLPGIDDYRPAIERMVSRAVKAPVSIGSVAADWRGLNPELALTDLRIQGPDGQVALRLQDVSATVSWRSVFTLSPRLRQLVLTGPTLDIERDAQGAFWIAGLPLDDGQPSDGSEPALVRWLVAQDEIVIRQASLRWTDAQRGAPPLAIDGLHAVLRNQGHHHRLAVRATPPANLASPLDLRADFTHAWFTRSAANVREWRGEAYLAVSQVDLAAWRPWISVPADVKAGRAGLTAWLGMERGRITDLTADLGVENLDVGLRKDLPRLDVQQASARLQASRSDYDERYSLQNLSVRLRDGLALAPGELSLKRIKAQEATPASGEVRIARIDLGTVSALARRFPLEPAWQTQLAQLDPKGGIDAFALNWAGWTPTPDGVSGSGRIDNLALAGAPVPTGKLAAEPQRPGVERLSGSFSLAARRLDLQIDARQPVLNFPGVFADPIVPLESLKGSVKVLWPANAPLRVEFDKVHLVHARLAARGAGAWQEGGKSPSGLLDLTGVLEYGDARDVHRFIPLEVNADVRNWLRRSLVVGRLQETQFRVRGDLRDFPFRKPDTGEFKVAGRISEVTLDYAAPSGGGTSPWPRIDGINGNLVFERSGMRLVAERGSARVDGVTGGVQLGRTIASIDNMDDHAKLKLEATPAAPAAALLRFVAQSPLRQMIGGFLDESRISGDVRLPLALTLPLSDLDATQVDGGVEFSGNDVFLFSPLPTLERVTGRMTFNNDGIAMPRVDATFLGGPVVITGDTATGGRSLLRIDGTVNSTGISRWGSLPILRRLNGDSRYQGTVSFTQTGDVDVAVDSTLNGMAIDLPAPLGKAATAPLPLRVDWQRRGTDAAAREQLGIKLGQVFYGLAERRPKGKSMQVQRAALSLHDGPASSAALTLPARGLAMQVALAKVDQPIWQGLLGEFTPPSASALANDLPAKPGSGSGSAPGQCLGSGEGVAFDRVSLSMQTPELHYSSRRLKQVDLKVACDAAKPFVWQAQIEADKMAGDITWQVGQGGSADRVTARLARFVVEDDPSVASESVFDQDSVADMPDVDLRAAQFVLYGRDLGALEVTASSHAQGREWHMSKLRLSNPDADLAGTGIWRVDPTVQGSGRRRMELDAALSLHDAGKFLDRLKLKGTMQGGSGTLNGRVSWAGRPYSLDIPSLDGKLSLALEKGQFLKAEPGIAKLLGVMSLQALPRRITLDFRDVFSDGFAYDSIIAGATIEKGILRTEDFKMRGVAATVVMGGRVDLDRETQDLRVVVVPEVNAGTASILYALAVNPAIGLGTFLAQWVLRDPLNKAFTFEYAVKGGWSDPQVDRVKKEPGPAPVVP, encoded by the coding sequence GTGCGTATCGATTCCACACTTCGCCGCCTCATGCGCTGGCTTGGCCTCGCTTTGCTGTCTCTCTACCTGGTGTGTGCGCTTGGCATTCTGGCCGTGCGCTACCTGGTATTGCCGGGCATCGACGACTATCGTCCGGCAATCGAACGCATGGTGTCGCGCGCGGTGAAGGCTCCGGTCAGCATCGGCAGCGTTGCAGCCGACTGGCGTGGCTTGAATCCCGAACTGGCGCTGACGGACCTGCGCATTCAGGGGCCTGACGGTCAGGTTGCGCTGCGCCTGCAGGATGTATCGGCCACCGTGTCCTGGCGCAGCGTGTTTACCCTGTCCCCTCGACTGCGCCAGTTGGTCCTGACCGGGCCCACGCTCGATATTGAACGCGATGCACAAGGTGCGTTCTGGATTGCAGGCTTGCCACTCGATGATGGCCAGCCAAGCGATGGAAGCGAGCCGGCGCTGGTGCGCTGGCTGGTGGCGCAAGACGAAATCGTGATCCGTCAGGCCAGCCTGCGCTGGACCGACGCCCAACGCGGCGCGCCGCCCTTGGCCATCGATGGACTGCACGCGGTGCTGCGCAACCAGGGCCATCATCACCGTCTGGCCGTACGTGCCACACCGCCAGCCAATCTTGCGTCGCCGCTGGATCTGCGTGCTGATTTCACCCATGCATGGTTTACCCGCAGCGCGGCCAATGTGCGTGAATGGCGCGGTGAAGCCTATCTGGCCGTTTCGCAGGTGGACCTGGCTGCCTGGCGGCCGTGGATCAGTGTGCCTGCAGACGTGAAGGCCGGACGTGCCGGGCTGACGGCCTGGCTTGGCATGGAACGTGGCCGGATCACCGATCTGACGGCCGATCTGGGCGTGGAAAACCTGGATGTCGGCCTGCGCAAGGATTTGCCGCGCCTGGATGTGCAGCAAGCAAGTGCTCGCTTGCAGGCATCTCGCAGCGATTACGACGAACGCTATTCGCTGCAGAACCTGTCAGTGCGTCTGCGTGACGGCCTGGCGCTTGCGCCCGGTGAACTCAGCCTCAAGCGCATCAAGGCGCAGGAAGCCACGCCCGCCTCTGGCGAGGTGCGCATTGCGCGTATCGATCTGGGCACGGTGTCTGCCTTGGCGCGTCGTTTCCCGTTGGAGCCGGCATGGCAAACCCAGCTGGCACAGCTTGATCCCAAAGGCGGGATCGACGCCTTTGCCCTCAATTGGGCAGGCTGGACGCCAACGCCTGACGGCGTGTCGGGGTCAGGCCGGATCGACAATCTGGCATTGGCCGGCGCGCCGGTGCCTACGGGCAAGCTGGCCGCCGAGCCGCAACGCCCCGGCGTGGAGCGCCTGTCGGGCAGCTTTTCGCTGGCGGCGCGCCGGCTCGATCTGCAGATCGATGCGCGCCAGCCCGTCCTGAATTTCCCGGGTGTGTTTGCCGACCCCATCGTGCCGTTGGAATCCCTGAAGGGCAGCGTGAAGGTGCTTTGGCCGGCCAACGCTCCGCTGCGGGTGGAATTCGACAAGGTGCATCTTGTACATGCCCGCCTGGCCGCGCGCGGGGCAGGTGCCTGGCAGGAAGGTGGCAAGAGTCCGAGCGGACTGCTTGATCTGACGGGCGTGCTGGAATACGGCGATGCCCGTGATGTGCATCGCTTCATACCCTTGGAAGTCAATGCCGACGTGCGTAATTGGCTGCGCCGCTCGCTGGTGGTGGGCCGTCTGCAGGAAACCCAGTTCAGGGTGCGCGGCGATCTGCGGGATTTCCCTTTCCGCAAGCCCGATACGGGCGAGTTCAAGGTGGCGGGCAGGATCAGCGAGGTCACGCTTGATTACGCAGCCCCGTCAGGCGGCGGCACATCGCCCTGGCCGCGAATCGACGGGATCAATGGCAACCTGGTGTTCGAGCGCAGCGGCATGCGTTTGGTGGCCGAACGCGGCAGCGCGCGTGTCGACGGGGTAACTGGCGGCGTGCAGCTTGGCCGCACCATAGCCAGCATCGACAACATGGACGATCACGCCAAGCTGAAGCTCGAGGCCACGCCAGCGGCACCGGCGGCGGCCCTGCTGCGCTTCGTGGCGCAGTCGCCGTTGCGTCAGATGATTGGCGGTTTTCTCGATGAGTCACGCATCAGCGGTGACGTGCGCCTGCCGCTCGCACTGACACTGCCACTGTCTGACCTGGACGCCACGCAGGTTGATGGCGGCGTGGAATTCAGCGGAAACGATGTCTTCCTGTTTTCACCCTTGCCGACCCTGGAACGGGTGACTGGGCGAATGACTTTCAACAACGACGGCATTGCCATGCCTCGTGTGGATGCCACCTTCCTGGGTGGACCGGTTGTGATCACGGGCGACACCGCAACTGGCGGCCGCAGCTTGTTGCGCATTGATGGCACCGTGAACAGCACGGGGATTTCCCGCTGGGGCAGCTTGCCCATCTTGCGTCGCCTGAATGGCGACAGCCGTTATCAGGGCACCGTGTCGTTCACGCAGACCGGTGATGTGGATGTGGCGGTCGATTCGACCCTGAACGGCATGGCCATCGATTTGCCCGCGCCCTTGGGCAAGGCGGCCACCGCACCATTGCCCTTGCGGGTGGATTGGCAGCGGCGCGGCACCGACGCGGCTGCTCGCGAGCAACTGGGTATCAAGCTGGGCCAGGTTTTTTACGGTCTGGCCGAGCGGCGGCCCAAGGGCAAGTCCATGCAGGTTCAGCGCGCAGCCTTGTCGCTGCACGATGGCCCCGCCAGCAGTGCTGCACTGACCTTGCCGGCACGTGGGTTGGCCATGCAGGTTGCGCTGGCCAAGGTGGATCAGCCGATCTGGCAGGGGCTGCTGGGTGAGTTCACCCCGCCATCTGCCAGCGCCCTGGCCAACGATCTGCCCGCAAAACCTGGCAGCGGCAGCGGCAGCGCGCCAGGCCAGTGCCTGGGAAGCGGCGAGGGCGTGGCGTTCGACCGTGTTTCCTTATCGATGCAGACGCCCGAATTGCATTACAGCAGCCGACGTCTGAAACAAGTCGACCTGAAGGTGGCCTGTGATGCTGCCAAGCCGTTTGTCTGGCAGGCGCAGATCGAGGCCGACAAGATGGCCGGGGACATCACATGGCAGGTTGGCCAGGGCGGCAGCGCTGACCGTGTGACGGCGCGCTTGGCTAGATTCGTGGTCGAAGACGATCCGTCGGTGGCGTCCGAATCGGTATTCGACCAGGATTCCGTCGCTGACATGCCCGATGTTGATCTGCGTGCCGCGCAATTCGTGTTGTATGGACGCGATCTGGGCGCGCTGGAGGTCACGGCATCCAGCCACGCGCAGGGCCGTGAATGGCACATGAGCAAGCTGCGTCTGAGCAACCCGGACGCCGATCTGGCCGGGACGGGCATCTGGCGGGTCGATCCGACTGTGCAAGGGTCGGGTCGTCGTCGCATGGAACTCGACGCCGCCTTGTCCTTGCATGACGCAGGCAAATTCCTGGACCGGCTGAAGCTCAAGGGCACCATGCAAGGCGGCAGCGGGACGCTGAACGGTCGGGTGTCTTGGGCAGGGCGGCCGTATTCGCTGGATATCCCGAGCCTGGACGGCAAGCTGTCGCTGGCGCTGGAAAAAGGGCAATTCCTCAAGGCCGAGCCGGGTATTGCCAAGCTGCTGGGGGTGATGTCCTTGCAGGCGCTGCCGCGTCGCATCACGCTGGATTTCCGCGATGTCTTCAGCGATGGCTTTGCCTACGACAGCATCATTGCCGGTGCCACGATCGAAAAGGGCATCTTGCGCACAGAAGACTTCAAGATGCGGGGCGTGGCGGCTACCGTGGTGATGGGCGGGCGCGTGGATCTGGACCGCGAAACCCAGGATTTGCGTGTGGTGGTGGTGCCCGAGGTCAACGCGGGAACCGCATCCATTCTTTACGCGCTGGCCGTCAATCCGGCCATCGGCCTGGGTACGTTCCTGGCGCAATGGGTGTTGCGCGACCCCTTGAACAAGGCCTTCACGTTTGAATACGCGGTCAAGGGTGGCTGGAGCGATCCGCAGGTCGACCGTGTGAAAAAAGAGCCAGGCCCGGCCCCCGTGGTGCCATGA